One Ethanoligenens harbinense YUAN-3 genomic window carries:
- a CDS encoding carbohydrate ABC transporter permease — protein sequence MNTAAKIQKAVLWVVALCMAIVVVFPFWYMITMSISPDSKILSNNINLWPTTVYLGNFVKALTKTHLVRQFFNTFFVSLSIMVLNIVTSLLASYAFAFLKFKGKNILFLLILSTMMIPTEATLISNYLAISSWHWLDTYQALILPFAASALGIFLFRQYFLTMAREIHEAAMLEGCGHMQFVWLIATPLARPIIAAFGITSFLSSWGMYLWPLLVTSKDDMRMLQVGINSMQDVDSVLSFGMAIAAVTLVTLPSLILFIIGHKHLVEGMMSGAVKG from the coding sequence TTGAACACCGCCGCGAAAATTCAAAAAGCCGTGCTGTGGGTGGTTGCCCTGTGCATGGCGATCGTTGTGGTCTTTCCGTTTTGGTATATGATTACCATGAGTATATCGCCCGACAGCAAAATCCTTTCCAATAACATCAACCTGTGGCCGACTACCGTTTATCTGGGGAACTTTGTAAAAGCGTTGACAAAAACCCATCTGGTCCGCCAGTTTTTCAACACGTTTTTTGTCAGCCTGTCTATCATGGTGCTGAATATCGTAACGTCGCTGTTGGCCTCCTATGCGTTTGCTTTTCTGAAATTCAAAGGTAAAAATATATTATTCTTGCTCATTCTTTCTACGATGATGATTCCGACGGAGGCCACGCTCATTTCCAACTATCTTGCTATCAGTTCCTGGCATTGGCTGGACACTTATCAGGCGCTTATTTTGCCGTTTGCGGCCTCAGCGTTGGGCATCTTTCTCTTTCGACAGTATTTTCTTACCATGGCCAGAGAAATACACGAAGCGGCCATGCTTGAAGGTTGCGGTCACATGCAGTTTGTATGGCTCATTGCCACGCCGCTTGCCCGTCCCATCATCGCGGCGTTTGGTATTACGTCGTTCCTCAGTTCCTGGGGAATGTACCTGTGGCCATTGCTGGTGACGAGCAAAGACGACATGCGCATGCTCCAGGTGGGCATCAACTCCATGCAGGATGTCGATTCCGTACTCTCGTTCGGCATGGCGATCGCCGCCGTCACTCTGGTCACACTGCCCTCGCTCATCCTGTTCATCATCGGACATAAGCATCTGGTCGAAGGGATGATGAGCGGCGCCGTGAAAGGGTAG
- a CDS encoding ABC transporter substrate-binding protein, translating to MKKTTIKHRVLAICSAAVACTLLFSGCSTGGTSSSSSSAPTASVDLTSGPEVDLTFWHSMGGTNANALQTMVDDFNNQHAGHIKVTAQYQGSYDDAINKFKSAMVAKSGPDIMQSYELGTRYLIDSGFIEPMQDFINKDKWDVKQIDANIAAYYTVQGKLYSMPFNSSTPILYYNKDMFKEAGLDPANPPKTFEEIINDAPKLTKKDASGNVTQSALGMYVYGWFLDQSLNKMGKPSFDNGNGRTKAPTKIVFDTNGGGKTFLDMYQQLLKTGTMPAYAMKDADGQAAFVNGKLAMYINSTAGLAGLLKAINGKFDLGTAYYPAIDSKSVNGGVSIGGASLWMTKNSDARVMEAKWEFIKFMASAKEQAYWNTQTGYFPINVGAYNEQTFKDNVKKYPQFQTAIDQLHASSKSSVGGLCAIYTQVRKIEETEMQKMLNNQQSSDEALKNMASQIDGAMQDYNDANVK from the coding sequence ATGAAGAAAACGACGATCAAACACCGCGTACTAGCAATATGCAGCGCGGCTGTTGCCTGTACGCTGCTGTTCAGTGGCTGCTCCACCGGCGGCACAAGTTCCAGTTCTTCCTCCGCGCCCACTGCTTCCGTCGATCTGACCAGCGGTCCGGAAGTGGATCTGACATTCTGGCACTCCATGGGCGGCACCAATGCCAACGCGTTGCAAACCATGGTGGATGATTTCAATAACCAGCACGCCGGACACATCAAGGTGACCGCCCAGTATCAGGGCAGCTATGACGACGCCATTAACAAATTCAAGAGCGCCATGGTGGCCAAAAGCGGCCCGGACATCATGCAGTCCTATGAACTGGGTACCCGGTATCTCATCGACAGCGGTTTCATCGAGCCGATGCAGGATTTCATCAACAAAGACAAATGGGATGTCAAGCAGATTGACGCCAACATCGCCGCGTACTATACCGTGCAGGGCAAGCTGTATTCCATGCCGTTCAACTCGTCCACGCCGATCCTGTATTACAACAAAGATATGTTCAAAGAGGCCGGCCTGGATCCCGCAAATCCCCCGAAAACCTTTGAAGAGATCATCAATGATGCACCCAAGCTCACCAAGAAAGACGCGTCTGGCAATGTGACACAGAGCGCCCTGGGTATGTATGTGTACGGGTGGTTCTTAGATCAGTCGCTTAATAAGATGGGCAAACCGTCGTTCGATAACGGCAACGGCCGCACCAAAGCCCCGACCAAAATCGTCTTTGACACAAATGGCGGCGGCAAAACGTTCCTGGATATGTATCAGCAACTGTTGAAGACCGGTACCATGCCGGCTTACGCGATGAAAGACGCGGACGGTCAGGCGGCCTTTGTCAATGGCAAGTTGGCGATGTACATTAACAGCACCGCCGGTCTGGCTGGTCTGCTCAAAGCCATCAACGGCAAGTTTGATCTGGGTACGGCGTATTACCCGGCAATTGATTCCAAATCTGTGAACGGTGGCGTGTCCATCGGCGGCGCTTCGCTCTGGATGACCAAAAATTCCGACGCCCGCGTGATGGAGGCCAAATGGGAATTCATCAAATTCATGGCGTCCGCCAAAGAGCAGGCGTACTGGAACACGCAGACCGGCTATTTCCCGATCAATGTCGGCGCGTACAACGAACAGACGTTTAAAGACAACGTGAAGAAATACCCGCAGTTCCAGACAGCCATCGATCAGCTGCACGCCAGCAGCAAGAGCTCGGTGGGAGGCCTGTGCGCGATCTACACGCAGGTGCGCAAAATCGAAGAGACAGAAATGCAGAAAATGCTCAACAACCAACAGTCGTCCGACGAAGCGCTCAAAAACATGGCCAGCCAGATCGACGGAGCGATGCAGGATTATAACGACGCCAACGTCAAATAA